The Sulfurospirillum tamanense DNA window ACATGTATCGTCCAGGCTTTGGAGGCTACCTTTTAGCAGGGCTACTTTTGCCTTTTTCTCTTCTTTATACTCTGGCTGCTGTCCTTAAGCGGGCTTTTTCCACACCAAAAGAAATGGGTATCCCTATCATTAGTATCGGAAATTTAACACTAGGTGGCAGTGGCAAAACCCCCTTAACCATTGCCCTTGCCTCCCCTGTAAAACACAGCGCTATTGTTTTACGTGGCTACAAACGCCACTCCAAAGGCATGCGCATTGTAAGCCACTGGGGAAAGATTACATGTAACGTTCAAGAAAGTGGCGACGAAGCCATGCTGTACGCCAAGATGCTCCCAAATGCCCTTGTTATAGTCAGTGAAGATCGCATTAGAGGAATTTTAAAAGCCAAAGAACTGGGCGCTAAAGCAGTCTTCTTGGATGATGGATTCGGAAAAGCAAGCATAAAAAAATTTGACATCCTTATTCGCCCCACGCCTCCTCCGCCTCTTCCTTTTTGTCTTCCCTCTGGCCCCTACAGGGAGCCCTTTTGGGCCTACCGATATGCTGATATTGTCATAGAAGAAGGGAAGGATTTTGTGCGAAAAGTCCATGTGGAAAACCCAACCT harbors:
- a CDS encoding tetraacyldisaccharide 4'-kinase; the protein is MLARGFSRYLYTKLERYMYRPGFGGYLLAGLLLPFSLLYTLAAVLKRAFSTPKEMGIPIISIGNLTLGGSGKTPLTIALASPVKHSAIVLRGYKRHSKGMRIVSHWGKITCNVQESGDEAMLYAKMLPNALVIVSEDRIRGILKAKELGAKAVFLDDGFGKASIKKFDILIRPTPPPPLPFCLPSGPYREPFWAYRYADIVIEEGKDFVRKVHVENPTSAMVLVTAIANPERLNPFLPTNLVASYTFPDHYMYTKKELSILLERHQATSLLVTHKDAVKLEGLDLPLSLLELTLSVSPSLHNSITTYLHQYSAQTAKN